A genomic window from Phoenix dactylifera cultivar Barhee BC4 chromosome 7, palm_55x_up_171113_PBpolish2nd_filt_p, whole genome shotgun sequence includes:
- the LOC103722621 gene encoding B-box zinc finger protein 32-like, whose amino-acid sequence MKGRRACELCKGGAAVYCEADAAFLCWPCDAHVHGANFLVARHLRRIACAECHALDDARVLFGAGSPPIHSLCLSCRRATGPSSSDDASSSDSSCVSTAESAAPESARRGAAAEEGVLINWSRRMGLAEQRARRCAAVAARVLRACSGKKTVTTLWVSLAAALWFAVKRCGDGGRPCEGASLRTLEACAGVPAKLIVIAESRLARAARRARGGKEQEGWAECW is encoded by the coding sequence ATGAAGGGGCGGAGGGCCTGCGAGCTGTGCAAGGGCGGCGCCGCCGTCTACTGCGAGGCGGACGCGGCTTTCCTCTGCTGGCCCTGCGACGCCCACGTCCACGGCGCCAACTTCCTCGTCGCCCGCCACCTCCGCCGTATCGCCTGCGCCGAATGCCACGCCCTCGACGACGCCCGCGTCCTCTTCGGCGCAGGATCCCCCCCGATCCACTCCCTCTGCCTCTCCTGCCGCCGCGCCACCGGTCCCTCCTCCTCCGACGACGCCTCCTCGTCGGACTCCTCTTGCGTCTCCACCGCCGAGTCGGCGGCCCCCGAATCGGCCCGGAGgggtgcggcggcggaggaAGGTGTTCTGATAAATTGGAGCCGGAGGATGGGGCTGGCGGAGCAACGCGCGAGGCGGTGCGCGGCGGTGGCGGCGCGCGTGCTGCGCGCGTGCTCGGGTAAGAAGACGGTTACGACCCTCTGGGTTAGTCTGGCGGCCGCGCTTTGGTTCGCCGTGAAGCGGTGCGGCGACGGAGGTCGCCCGTGCGAAGGGGCGAGTCTGAGGACATTGGAAGCGTGTGCTGGTGTGCCCGCGAAGCTTATCGTTATCGCCGAGTCGAGACTCGCTCGTGCCGCGAGGCGAGCCCGAGGCGGCAAGGAGCAGGAGGGATGGGCCGAGTGCTGGTGA
- the LOC103722609 gene encoding beta-glucuronosyltransferase GlcAT14A-like, with amino-acid sequence MRQLRFSPWIGIAAFVVGALALRVLSHSLLRGGIPAADQGFRPVALSRGPGDPPVFAYWMSGTGGEGEKILRLLKAVYHPRNSYLLHLDADSTAGERRRLALAIQSDRIFKAFANVEVVGKPHAVDRTGSSVLAAAVNGAAVLLKISSDWDWFINLSASDYPVVTQDDLLHAFTSLPRDLNFIDHTSDLGWKESERFDKIIVDPSLHMDKNTESFFASETRATPDAFTLFTGSPWFILSRPFVEHCVHSWDNFPRKLLMYFANVAYSMESYFQTVICNSPEFRNTTVNSDLRYFLWDDPPGLDPRFLNQSQYKEMIKSGAAFARRFMEDDSVLEKIDKKILRRSPNGVGVGKWCLGRPGGRKRKELEEDPCSSWGDINVVVPGPSGKRLRSLVSGLISDEKLRSNQCRFA; translated from the exons ATGAGACAGCTTAGATTTTCTCCATGGATCGGGATCGCAGCATTTGTCGTTGGTGCGCTGGCTCTACGAGTTCTTTCTCATTCTCTTCTCCGAGGAGGAATTCCGGCCGCAGATCAAGGGTTCAGACCTGTGGCCCTGTCGAGGGGTCCTGGCGATCCTCCGGTGTTTGCTTATTGGATGTCAGGAACCGGCGGTGAAGGTGAGAAGattttgaggctcttgaaggcAGTTTACCACCCAAGGAACAGCTACCTTCTGCACCTCGACGCTGATTCCACAGCTGGTGAGAGGAGAAGACTGGCGCTGGCCATCCAATCTGATAGAATTTTCAAAGCTTTTGCAAATGTTGAGGTTGTGGGAAAACCTCATGCGGTCGATCGGACGGGTTCATCGGTACTTGCTGCTGCAGTCAATGGAGCTGCAGTTCTGCTCAAGATCAGCTCAGACTGGGATTGGTTCATCAACTTGAGTGCTTCAGATTATCCAGTTGTAACTCAAGATG ATCttcttcatgctttcacttcttTGCCAAGAGATCTGAACTTCATTGACCACACAAGTGACCTTGGATGGAAAGA GTCTGAGAGATTTGATAAAATTATTGTAGACCCAAGTCTTCATATGGACAAAAATACTGAATCCTTCTTCGCTTCAGAGACACGAGCGACACCTGATGCTTTTACATTATTCACAG GTTCCCCATGGTTCATTCTCAGCAGACCCTTTGTGGAGCACTGTGTGCATAGCTGGGATAACTTCCCTAGAAAACTTCTCATGTACTTTGCCAATGTGGCCTACTCAATGGAATCCTACTTCCAAACAGTGATCTGCAACAGCCCTGAGTTCCGAAACACCACCGTCAACAGCGATCTAAGGTACTTCCTTTGGGATGATCCACCAGGATTGGATCCTCGCTTTCTCAATCAATCACAATACAAGGAGATGATAAAAAGTGGAGCGGCCTTTGCGAGGCGGTTCATGGAAGATGACAGTGTGCTCGAAAAGATAGATAAAAAGATACTAAGGCGCTCGCCAAATGGAGTGGGCGTCGGAAAGTGGTGCTTAGGGCGGCCCGGCGGTCGGAAAAGGAAGGAATTGGAGGAGGATCCATGCTCGAGCTGGGGTGATATCAATGTCGTCGTGCCTGGACCATCAGGGAAGCGGCTCAGAAGTTTGGTGTCAGGGCTCATTTCAGATGAGAAGTTGCGTTCAAACCAGTGCAGGTTTGCATGA